The DNA segment taatttactatcagctgtttccccatcaaatctttacagatgtccagttaatccaaattatttggtttaagcctcctgctttggaggtttaaactttccaagagtttaaactcaatacagagtttgaACTGATattgtgcaaacggaattttagtttaaaccaaaaaaaaatccagatttggttcaagatagatagatagatagatagatattcaaTCCATTCAACACAGTGTACTCATTATTACACAAGTAAACAGTTGAACGTCgtcaaattattacaaatataaatatagtctACTAATTAAAATAGTAGCGATTCCTTCAATGATCCTCCAAATACTCCTGCACCGTGTAGTAGGCTTtgtctataaaatatttttgaaggtcggttTTAAATCTAACTCTGGATTAGATTTGCAAGCtgtagcttaaacttacactgtgcaaacggcccttattCATGTAGCTGAGCCCAGCTGTACCAAATACGAACttcttatttcaatttgttctcgaaaaCTGAGAAAAAAGCTGAAAAACACCGATTTCAAGCTTATTATTTGCGTTATTTCAAAGCACTTCTTCACACATAACAATTTGTTGTGTATAGGCTACACCATTCTATACACCTTATCTGTATTTTTGCAccaaattatttcatcatattCTTACTGtaagatattgaaaaatgttgaaaagcGCATTTTCtgacatatttatttttcagatttgATTCCAGCTCGGCTAGTGCTCTATCTATTGTCGTTCACCGGTTTCTTAGTTAGCTTTATGATGAGAACCGACATCAACATTGCAATAGTGGCCATGGTCAAGCTGCCACCTCCCATTCCAGCTGAGCTGCTCAACAAGACTGAAGAGCCTCTCATATGCTACACGCCTCCCGCACCCAACTCAACCGAAGACAGTGACGCTAACAACACATCGCTGGTCAGTTATCAATCCTACTGTAGAATTCCTTAGAATTTTATTCAAGACAATTCTTACAATATTCCCGTCGAGatatttgatcaataaaatCAGATATAGTCCTAGCTTCTCCAAAAGAGGAACCGTAAGTTTTCTATAACGAATGAAGCCCACAAGCGTtaagcttgtgcgtgggtgatggaAATTTATTGCGtgagtgatttgatgagatgatcaaacgtccaggCCTACCCTGGTTGCCTTAGCAGAcagaagggtgcaacgcctaaAGGCGTCTCGGCTAACCTGGTCGGAAAACTTTCTTCTTTCAACTGTTCTACTCCATcacttattatttgaaaatactgTTTCGAAATCACTTACGGCTATGTACATTGAATGTAATTCAATGtgcattcaattgaattgattgcatttattttttagaataagtcttattctaaaaaataaaagtatgtGAAGCAGCAATTCAATGTACTTCAATTGAATGCACATTGAAGTACATTCAATGCACATAGCCATATAAGTGATTTCGAAAcagtattttcaaataataaatgatgGAGTAGAAGCGTTCAATGCTGAGACATACGGAGTactttaataaatgaattatattctaaatataattaataataataatatataatttaattaataatatataataatattaattaatataatataatttaattaatatataattaataaatcaatcacaCTAAGTTATTCTAATAAGTTGACAAAAGTATTCTCCCTATATCCTTGGATTTATTGACTCCTTCATATTGTTTTTGTGACTCAAGTAAAACCATTGAACTAATTGCCCGTAATATATATTGGTTTTTCATTCATTCCAAAATAGGGGAGACACAAAAAAATGGATAAGTAACCTAAATGTTCTTGATTCTGTTGTTTTAtcgatttcaataaattaatcgaacattcatacaattttcaattattctaactAGGTCTTTTTTCCGTAATAAAACTGGATTGATCGCCTTGTACAAGTTGTTAATGTGATTAAATTGTTTCATGTACAAGAGGTCGTAACTGATCACGCAAGTACATTGTATTACCAAGATTGTTCAACAAGTTATGAAGATCGTAACATTTATATTGGACTAATGTAGAGGAGTTTTTATGGATACCTACTAACTGGATAAAAGCTTGCAATATCTGTGAAAACCTTTTGTAAGAGTTCATAACTGATTTTCCTATTGAATATAAAACAGTTTTGAactaatatttttgtttgtaagtTTTCCTATTTATTGTgagataataaattgtaaattgtttCTGCtgttgatagttttataattgtgCTAAGTATATCCTCCTATATTAAAAAATACTCTATTACAAAGACGTTTCTTTTGCAATTTGTTTCAGTTTTTGCCTTAGTATAcctaaatgaatttattatcagaTATTTCGTGatatatttactataaatttCAGGAAGAAGGGCAATTTGACTGGAATCCAACCATACAATCAACAATTTTGGGATCGTTCTACTGGTGTTACATACTGTCTCAAGTAATTGGTGGAGTTTTAACGCAAAAGTTTGGAACAAAAGCAGTTTTCGGATTTTCTCAGCTATTGACTGCCATCTGCTCTCTCCTCATTCCTCAAGCTGCAGTATTCCATTACTCCGCTCTTATTTTTCTCCGTTCTATCCAAGGAATTGCTTCAGTAAGTATTCTCCAAAAGCATCTGAATTCTTTCACATAACTTTTTCGCAAGAATCTCAATCCATGAAGTTTAAAACTTCagtaaattaatattatcatacctccttaaagaataaaaaacaatcTTCCATCAAATATTATGTTGTTATACCGTGActaaatgaaaagactaagaaattgtcaaaaacaataGTCTTTTCTAAACTCTTAGtctttaatatgaataattaccacaatatcaacttctcaactacacaaaaagttaaatCATGATCTCATTCAATCACTACAATCACTATAATAAGCGTAGGTAGTAGGTACTGTTGTGCATGCTTTTTTATTAGAACACTATTCTTATTTCTTCTCAAATAAATGTTTCCAAATTCTCAATCATTCTTAGAATAAGCATTTTTTGAGGTAGGAAAGTGTGTTAAACTTCGATTAAAAACTATTCTTTTCAAATCCAAGACATCTGCTATTGTGCcttcaacttcaattattgataatcaatcaatccaagTCCACCAACTCTATATAAGTTTCATGTCAACAAAAGGTTTGATAGACCTATCTAAtatgtttaatctattaaattatttctgTTCTTTCAGGGACTAACTTGGCCAGCGATGTACGCCATTGTTGGTCATTGGATTCCGGCCATTGAGAGAAGTCGATTCATGTCCTCATTCCAAGGTACGGTACCACAGCTTCTAATTAATAGACTAATAAAACTGTAATATTAGTTAATTTATAATCTAAGTTTTATACCACATTATATCAACAATGAACGAAATAATTTATggatgataagaaatcaagcaGGCCTTTAGTATCATTAATGGAATTTTCGTTTATGATGTGACTCCACCTATTGCTtcagaaatttattgttaactctGATCTCTTACATACATCGCACTTTTATGTGTGATCCAACCTGTGAGATCCAACTTAAGATGTTTGGTCTCCTCTTACAGTTTTATTAGCTCTTTCacagttttaaaaattttatcttttttctccTCTTGGTTACAGTTCTAGCAGCTCTTTCAAACTATTTATTGTATCTTACATTAAAAAATCAAGAAGTGAAAGCATATAAATTCCAGTGCCCGCTTATTCATTGCTGTTTGTTTTGGGAGCGGATACGCAGGCTGagttattgaaatttttggGGGGTCCCAAAAAGAAATCAGTAGTGTTTAAAAACGACTGAATAACtaattccaattaattttctCACATAGTGTCTATACTgtgttgtattataaatttagtactgcataatttattatagataaAACTGAAGTTTAGTTTTGGATAAAACTTCAAAAGTTAGAAAGCTTACTAAAACTTAACTCAAGTTTTATCTACATAGACACTTTTATCAAGTTTTAGACACGAGTTGTATTTTTTAGTGAAGAATCTTTGTAccttacttttttaaatttacaaAGCTTTCTGCTATTTTCAAAGCTTTGGGAAGCTTTTTGCTCCTGACAAGGAACTTCGTCAGCCTCTTGTATCATTTACTAAGAAATACAATTCCTATCTTAGCTGGATTCTCACTTATCGGAGCAGTATCAGAGTCCATGTCCGGTTCACTGAAAATATTCTTCCCATGAGTTCTAATAGGAATTCTAAAACTCGCTCGACTGGGCTGAGTCCCATTGGGATTCAAGAATTCTTAAAGAACCAGACACTGACTTTGATACTTATATCTGGAAATCCAacttaatagaataattataagtaGTAATTATCGAACGACAACAAAACTATTTTGCACTATCCTCTTATGGCATTTAATTAACTTGATgggtaatttttgttttgtaaaattatGGAATGGGTTTGTATATGGGGGTTGTTTTAGCAGTTGTGGACCCATGAAAGAAATAAATTGTTGCAGGGTTCAGCTTTGGTATCGGCTTGACGTACCCGCTGTGTGGCTTTCTGATCGCGCGCTACGGCTGGCCGATAGTGTTCTACACGACGGGCTCGATCGGCCTGTGTTGGTGTGTGTTTTGGTGGCTGCTGGCCTATGACGCACCCGACAAGCACCCGCGCATCTCCATGAAGGAGCTCTCCTACATCCAGTCCAATGTCGGCAACACCATGGTGGGCAGCAAGGTAAGTCCTTCTCCCTTCCAAAAATGTCTCGCTCCTTGTTCTGAAGTTATGCGGTCAGAGAGCTCCACTCTCTTACAAAACAGGGTTGCATCTCTTACGAATTTCCTTTCCCTTCTAAAGTTTCACTCCCTCTTGTTGTAAGGCTCTCTTCACATTCAGCTACGCTACGCTGAAATACGTCCTATTTCCCAATGCTCAATCCAAGCTATGAATGTGAACGGGACAGATTCGTAGCTTGGattcaaaatgtatttattttattttttattacattGGAAGATAGGACGTATCTTATAGCGTAGAGTCTCAGTGTGAAGAGACCTTAACAGTTGTGCGACCGCTTTAGCAGACGtcaatcaaattttgatatttgatcGAACGCTAAAATTTTATTACCAATTGTAAAATAAGTAGAAGTTTAAATATTTAGTGTATGGATTGAGACtagcatttttcttttttatttattacggTTATTGAATACATATGAATAGAGTTGTAATCTAAGTAGAATTTTAAACgccaatcaatttttgaaatacaaAACTTGTATTAGTCTGtaaaagagtttgaagttaGTATTTCGTCATCGGAAACATCAAACATCATTGAGAGATCAAATCTCGAACGTTGATTGATCATGACTTTTCTGCAATTAAGTAGCTGATTATAATTTAGTTGACCTCTAGTAGGTCTTGTAGGTAGGCTTTAGTATATTTCCAATATCACTACTGGCATAATAAATATATCATGTGATTATAGATTACGGTTTCTGGTATAGTAGTACCTATAGCTTATTTCACAATGCAAATGTAGAAGgaaatattgatttcaaaaagctatctaCGCTTGGAGCTTTGATAATCttgtgaaaatatatttcaaatatgattcATCTCTCACATTCACCACCAATTGTAGCATTATAatgttaaaaattattttattttattgggtTTGGTTCTTCAACTgcaaaaaaaatgtttcaagttTGTACTCAGTTGTATTTCACTTAGGCTATAGTGTGATGAAAAATCAATTCTTCCTTTGAAAAGTGAAGAAGTATTTGTATCATTTAATCAGCTTCATTTAAATATTGACAATCAGATTTCAACAACTGATAGAAACGTCTGTCAGCATagaattttttcattctctAGTCTCTATAGTTAGTATAGAATACATGAGTTATGCTCTAAAATGTCATAGCGTTTAAAATGGGACTAGACTGGTAAAATATGCAATTGTGCAAATAGCTTAGTGTAGATTAATTGAAAGTTGCACCAGGTCTATAACTTATCCCATTTTCAATCAACAATGCTTTTCAGTAGTGATATAGTTTGCATAATAATTGTTGCTATCAGCTATTGATTAATGCAAATATTCATCTTCTATTGAAACTAATTGATTGTTGTCATCCCTTCCCTTCCTTGCCACAGTTATGTTTATTTTTGCATGATTTTGGTTCAGTAGTCATTAGCATTTTTCAGCCTTTAGACAAATTTATTGGAGTGTagaatgattattatcaatagTGAGCTAAACTTGGTACCGTATTGCATTTAAAAAACTAGTTTAATCAATTTGTGCGAACAGTTGACTCATagcttaataatttattgatttagaaGCATGAGAACAGACTCAACCATTAGCTTGGGAAGAGTTGTTCAAGAAGCTTATAATTGCTTTATCTGAAGATTTCAAATCATTGAACCAAAAAATATCTGGAATTTGCAAAGGCTTAAAAATCATGTAGCCTACCTACTACACAAGTATAGCCtactattgaaaattgtattgaaAACAATTGGCGTCGATCAGATCTACAATTTTACACTTCATTCTCATGATATTCATGGAAGCTGCTTTGCACTTTTAAATAGCTctcagaaaatataaattatttattctgtcatttttttggaaatttgtcATTGAAAGATTCATTAAGCAAGAACCAGGCTGACGCGTGAAATACACAAAGCGCCTTCAACTGTGTTGGAAGTGTAGATTTTTTAATTACCGTACATTAACTTACTGTTTTCAAAGTATTTGAAGATCACCTTTTAACAGttgatgatttttaaatatttcgttccaattttgttgatttttcatTTGGAAACACCTAACTTGcgctgaaaaaaaaacatttttgtagcCTACTTTAGAAGAATTATTAAcatgaaaataagaaaattaatGAGAAGTGAAATTAGTTGAAAATCGAGTGATTTCTTGGTTTTATCTCAGACAAGTACATATGCTATATACTCACCAAAATAGTATTCTCAGGTGAACAAGGCATTTTATTATAgaactatttttcaaaatagaacaTTGTGCATAGCAAAAACAAATTTTACATAGCAAATCACATTTCTTTTGCCAAAGCAAACGGAAAAAATAACACATATTATAGCTGCTCAACATAATTGctttgtatttaatttattttatggtTCAGTATGATGAGAGATTGGAGGAGGATTTCCTATTCACTTTAATGTGATTTGTAAACTGAATTTTTCAGTTAAACTAGCAGAAATCTTGAAATAATTCCTCTTAAAAACAAATACATCCATTTACACTTTGATAGGAAATACTCCGTGAAATTGGATATATTAATTTACTCTATTTAAACTCAAGTATTGAATATTATCGTCCCATGAGAATACCTTTTGAACAAATATCAGAATAGAATTACTCAGGCCCggtatacagagtgggtgaaaagtccgagaacagcTTAATATCTCATTCACAAAGGAAATTTGATGgtgagtgtgattggggatcctaatcaaattgaaaaaaaaaacactttactATGGTCATTGTGATACAttgtggtcatgtgatacatgaattcgatacggaatttcaagaaaaaatgaatggcgaaaaccgcacatcgatatctcgaacCGTTTAGACGATAtttacattattaatcaataccatgcaaatcagaaatggaatacatgagtggtattgattaataatgtgaatatcttctaaacggtttgaaatatcgatgtgcggctttcgccattcattttttcttgaaattccgtatcgaattcatgtatcgcatgaccaccttcctatttaaaaaataaagttgcattcaaaatggcggaccagatttttaaagtcatagtaaagcattttttttttaatttgagtaggatccccaatcacacccaccgttaAATTACCTTTgtttatgagatattaagccgttctcggacttttcacccaccgtGTATAAATGAGACCAGTGGGCAAAATTTCTAGGGGCGATTTTTTATTCAGTTGAAGGaattttttcttgtattttcaGGAGTTGTAGCTTAACATTTGAGtgaaatatgaaaaagtacTATACTAAAGTCTACTACCTTAATGAAGAAAACTATATTGTACTTGAACAAGAAATTGATTGAAACAATTTAATAGGATTAAGAAAAAAGACGGAAATGAGTCCAGGTTGCACAGGGCACAACTCACAGTAGGCCGGGCCCAGAAATGATTGCCTTCATTCTATGAGAAAGAGCGGCAGTATACAACAGTCAgtcctctcttacactcatACGACTCAtctattacaattattgtaacTCAACAAAATGCATTCAGAACAAAACATCATTATTCGAAGTACAAAAATATGAAATCCATTTTAAGAACACTCAACTTAATGCATCCAGAACAATCACTTaaagttcaaataaaattatgcaATTCATATAACATTGAGTTGGTGCATTCTTGAAGGCTAGTGAAAAGGTTGAGAAATGCTATTGATGTGATGTTGATTTAGTCCTGTGTCTCCCTGCATGTGACATTGTGATTTGACAGGGCATGCGCGTGCCGTGGTGGTCCATTATGACGTCACTACCTGCCTGGGCCATTGGCATCACCACGTTTGGTCGCATCTGGGTGCACTACACCTTCATCATTCCCGGCCCGCTCTACATGAAAACTGTCCTCGGCTTCAGCATCCAAAAGGTACGAAAACCTCCTGCCTCTCTCttattcatccattagaatTTGATTGAGGTTGGTATAACTTTTTATCGATAATATACTTTGTTGTACACTATGTTGGTCTCAATTTCACAAAACTCCTTCAGTTTGTTAAAAATGTGTTTGCTCGAAAATAACGATTAGTCTTTCCCAAGAAAATTAATAGCCTACATAAATTACTATCATGTGCTATTTCTTCACATTCATTTGGTGTATTAAATATATTCTGTTTACTTGGAAATTGATAGCCTGCTTTTAAAAACGTGTGTGCTATTTCTATATATGCATTCAATCGGtatattcaattcattatcCTGTTAGCTTCAGTATAATGAGTTAAATATCAtatcaatcatattttcattGTGATAAAACATCACCAAGTTGAAAcaatcatcattctttattattgaaaaagttattcaattattctatttacTAGGCTAGGTCTACTGTAGCCTACTATTTTATTAGCTTGGAATGATTTGAGTAATTTCCTCGGTAATGAAGAAACATGTGGGATACTTTTGCTtacttttattattgatattggagaaattataaaatagtcTTCTCAGAGTAACTCAGAATATTGTTGAGTTGAATAGAAGTAAGTTTTTctggaaaattattaattcattatgaataGTATGGCTCTTATTTTGGATTAATACCTTCGTGTAATTGTTCCAAGATCAAAATTTATGTTGTGTTGAAATTTTTCTACGATAATAATGCTCTATTACATTGATATTCTCGGGATTTACATTGTGCATTCCCTTGAAAAATTCTCATCACATTCAAAACTCTACTGGTGGAAAATTCAGCCTGGTATGATTGTCGCTCGATATCTTTAATCCTAAGTTCATTACGCCTCTATCTACAAATTGTATATCAAACATGGTGTCTGCTTTTATGAAATGGCAAAAAGTAAATCCAatcatcttatttatttatgtgaCTGTGTCAATTCACGGAATAACTATAACATCCATCTTATCCATATATTTAAAAAGCAAAATACCTAGCAACTTCTTCTTATATATTTatacttataaataatattgagaaactgttgaatttgaaaaattattttcaatgcagATTTGAGTATTTGAGACAGAGAGTTCATTTCTGTATAGTGAATAGTGAATGAGATACGCTTCCAAATATACCCCTCTACCGGTAGGCCTACGATACCGTACTGAAATCAGACCCACTTGCGTTGGGGGTAGTAGGAATTTTAAAGTGTTGAGTTGATTTTTTcgataaataaacatttttgcATAAGGAAACAAAACTACAGACATTCGATATTCATTTCTACATTCGATATCTCTATTTCGTCCTCATACAGCTACTTGATAATTATGACAAAAACCATTTAGGCTATAAATTGAAAGTTCATAAATCAAGAACTATTATTTTCTCtccataaaaatatttgaaccCGGTACAATAAAAATTTGGATGCGCATGTGTTTTGTACATGTAGCTTACATTAATGCTTGTGTGTTTCACTAATCGgctaaattattatatataccgCTCTtttgaaaattccaaaaaaaaatgaGACTCAGACATTATATTCATTGTAAAGGGTGAAATTATACATGAAGTTCTAAAATGTGTAAGCAGAAATTAGAGATTGcagacatttcaattatttggtaagttgattttttcttcattcagtAATAATTGTCAAAGAACAATCGCGATTCTGATTTTAATGACTTGTGGATATTAAATAAGAAattttcttataattataatttttttatattttaaatttgtatagaGGGACACaaatataaatgataaaattagaatcatcCCAAATCATCTCATCCTAGTCTCTCATAGGGTAATATGAAAATTTGGAGAAGTTTATATACTTCTAGCTTATATTTTACAAAGTCAATATCTATTAGTCATATTTTACCAAATGAGATATTTCTATCAATCAATACAAGTCtcacttgataatttttttcaactcaaTCATACTCTACTTTAATCACTAGCAATATTGTCTTTAGTTCTGAGAGGTCATTGGATTGGTTTATTGAATACTCAATTCTGATAATCATAATAACAAAACAATGCTTTTACGAGTTCACTACCGTACACTGTCTAGTATCGTATAGttaataatcatttcaaatcaGAGGAAACTGTTACCTGTGTGTTCTGAAAAGTCATCGATTTATTTCTTTACTAGATTGACGAATGTTTTTGGTGTGCTCTGACTCTGATAAGAGCTGTGTATTGAATGTGTGTTGTCTTCACTTATTTCCAGGCAGCAGAATTGTTTGCTGTCTAGCTGTGGACTCATCCGCAATGTAATTCCATCTTCATGTAACAGAGAACATCTGTTAAGCATTAACGGAGTTTTCTCTTAGATGCAAAAATCACACAGTCACCTCCTAAATTtgtcaatttaatttttctcaaatgaaagaaatatttctaatcGATTTTTCTGTTGACTATAACCAAGCAAGCAGCTTGCCTTCTCACTCCCTTGTTGAACCTATTTTTCTCTAGTTGGTTGGATATGTTTATCTCAAATAAATAACACGTTGTGCAAAATTTAAAGAAGTTCATTCATAcactcattatttattttaattcagattaattgaataaatgtaaTTCAAATTCCCAAATCTATCGCTTCTTTTTCTGTATCAGACATAATGAAAAGTTTCTATCACAGTAATATAACAACCGTATCAGtttattcatgattcaaaaaGCCTGTACAGTACAAACGAGACACCCACACCAGTCGTGAATCAACAAATCCAAATCTATTTTGGAATTTCTATCAATCTTAGTGTCCTTCAAAACTTGAAGATCAATTTCTTAGAAAGTATTAAATATTGACTAACTGAAATCACCATCCTAATTGAATGATTCGTACCAATTATGTAGCTTACTTATAAACGTCCATTAATAGCATAGAACTTTCGTTCCTTCTACTCCTTGGTAATCAATTTTGCCAAAAGATCATCTTCTCTACGAAATCAAGGGCTATGTACATCTTCGGTATTGTGGGTAAACTTTATCAGTTAATTTACTTTACTAGATTATAATAGAATGAGTGTATGTTATGGAAGGAGATGTCTTGAGTGACTGGGTGAGAGAGAATACCTTGAGCGATTGGGTAAGCATCTATGATCATAGATCCTTCAAATATTGCTGTTTTATTTGAAATCGGAAATTATTATAACTCTCAGTTGAAGTTTACTCAATGAGGATAAAAGTTCTGAATGGCTGAAATCTGGAGAATAAGCAATACAGTAATTATTGTTTTACGAACTTGAAGTATAATAATGCTGTTCACGCAATAATAATACCCTTTTTCTGATTTTATGGTACCTATAATAGTATTTCCAATATACAGTAAGATAATTAAATTGCTGTTGCCTACTTTCAAACTAGGTACCTacctaattttataaataatattgtctaCAATTCTTGATTTTCACAATCGTTGTAATGTTCTCTTATAAACAATTATAGATTCGAT comes from the Nilaparvata lugens isolate BPH chromosome 1, ASM1435652v1, whole genome shotgun sequence genome and includes:
- the LOC111050211 gene encoding sialin isoform X1 translates to MDDGGFREEIPVPSLRQPKYCFKTLQDLIPARLVLYLLSFTGFLVSFMMRTDINIAIVAMVKLPPPIPAELLNKTEEPLICYTPPAPNSTEDSDANNTSLEEGQFDWNPTIQSTILGSFYWCYILSQVIGGVLTQKFGTKAVFGFSQLLTAICSLLIPQAAVFHYSALIFLRSIQGIASGLTWPAMYAIVGHWIPAIERSRFMSSFQGFSFGIGLTYPLCGFLIARYGWPIVFYTTGSIGLCWCVFWWLLAYDAPDKHPRISMKELSYIQSNVGNTMVGSKGMRVPWWSIMTSLPAWAIGITTFGRIWVHYTFIIPGPLYMKTVLGFSIQKNGVMSGLPFLCSYLSSVVFCLLADYLVNHNLIGLTNVRKLFTAVSQVIPGILVLIIGYLGCDIVSVLVLWFLAVTLITASYGGAMANVVDIGPNLAGPILAFAQTIHMTASFLSPLVAGIFLQENTSLEQWRKVFAVTAMISVGTYFFYQAFGTAEVQSWNYPDGNIPPPHTESDLHPLKSKENGKKDDKEDPAEE
- the LOC111050211 gene encoding sialin isoform X2 — its product is MDDGGFREEIPVPSLRQPKYCFKTLQDLIPARLVLYLLSFTGFLVSFMMRTDINIAIVAMVKLPPPIPAELLNKTEEPLICYTPPAPNSTEDSDANNTSLEEGQFDWNPTIQSTILGSFYWCYILSQVIGGVLTQKFGTKAVFGFSQLLTAICSLLIPQAAVFHYSALIFLRSIQGIASGLTWPAMYAIVGHWIPAIERSRFMSSFQGFSFGIGLTYPLCGFLIARYGWPIVFYTTGSIGLCWCVFWWLLAYDAPDKHPRISMKELSYIQSNVGNTMGMRVPWWSIMTSLPAWAIGITTFGRIWVHYTFIIPGPLYMKTVLGFSIQKNGVMSGLPFLCSYLSSVVFCLLADYLVNHNLIGLTNVRKLFTAVSQVIPGILVLIIGYLGCDIVSVLVLWFLAVTLITASYGGAMANVVDIGPNLAGPILAFAQTIHMTASFLSPLVAGIFLQENTSLEQWRKVFAVTAMISVGTYFFYQAFGTAEVQSWNYPDGNIPPPHTESDLHPLKSKENGKKDDKEDPAEE